Proteins encoded by one window of Micromonospora coxensis:
- a CDS encoding ABC transporter permease subunit — translation MSTSLSGPGSAQQTPGRGPVRSGSPRTSRTARNHAPITLTGLVVKVVLLGLVAGIAIWAAFPLIEAKLWVGLAVLLATTAGLFYLYLTPRHIPGKYLIPGTLFLVAFQVFPVLYTASTAFTNFGDGHRGSKDDAIVAIQSGSVKQVPGSTQFPLTVATKGDPATGALVFLVTDPKTDTVSVGDTEGLRQLDAADVTVQPGGKVTAAEGYTILNFGQASARSQDITDLVVPTSGGALRSSGLSRAYEGKAVRAYDAGCDCIKDSESGKIWSADESVGSFVAADGEALAQGWKVNVGLENFSRVLTDPAISGPFFGTLLWNFAFAIGSTGFTFLLGMGIALALHSPRMRGTNFYRVLLILPYAMPSFAMLLVWRDMFNTDFGLINNLFGLGVDWFGETWSARIAVLLVQLWLGYPYMFLVATGALQAIPKELTEATSVDGASPFQSFKAVTLPLLLVAISPLLIASFAYNFNNFNAIYLTTEGGPFPADNPTAGATDLLITYTYRLAFGAQGAEYGLAAAVSIFIFTIVATVSAISFSRTRKQEEVYS, via the coding sequence ATGAGCACGTCGCTGTCCGGCCCGGGGTCTGCCCAGCAGACCCCGGGCCGGGGGCCCGTCCGCTCCGGGTCCCCGCGCACGTCCCGTACCGCGCGGAACCACGCGCCGATCACCCTGACCGGCCTCGTCGTCAAGGTGGTCCTGCTCGGCCTGGTGGCCGGGATCGCGATCTGGGCGGCCTTCCCGCTCATCGAGGCGAAGCTCTGGGTCGGCCTGGCCGTCCTGCTGGCGACCACCGCCGGCCTGTTCTACCTCTACCTGACCCCCCGGCACATCCCGGGCAAGTACCTGATCCCGGGCACGCTCTTCCTGGTGGCGTTCCAGGTCTTCCCGGTGCTCTACACCGCGAGCACCGCCTTCACGAACTTCGGCGACGGCCACCGCGGCAGCAAGGACGACGCGATCGTCGCCATCCAGAGCGGCTCGGTGAAGCAGGTCCCCGGCTCCACCCAGTTCCCGCTGACCGTCGCCACCAAGGGCGACCCGGCCACCGGCGCACTGGTCTTCCTGGTCACGGACCCGAAGACCGACACGGTCTCCGTCGGCGACACCGAGGGACTGCGTCAGCTCGACGCCGCCGACGTCACGGTCCAGCCGGGCGGCAAGGTCACCGCCGCCGAGGGCTACACCATCCTCAACTTCGGCCAGGCCAGCGCCCGTAGCCAGGACATCACCGACCTGGTGGTGCCGACCTCCGGCGGCGCGCTGCGCTCCTCCGGCCTGTCCCGGGCGTACGAGGGCAAGGCGGTCCGGGCGTACGACGCGGGCTGCGACTGCATCAAGGACAGCGAGAGCGGCAAGATCTGGAGCGCGGACGAGTCCGTCGGCTCCTTCGTCGCCGCCGACGGCGAGGCGCTGGCCCAGGGCTGGAAGGTCAACGTCGGCCTGGAGAACTTCTCCCGGGTGCTCACCGACCCGGCCATCTCCGGCCCCTTCTTCGGCACCCTGCTGTGGAACTTCGCCTTCGCGATCGGCTCCACCGGCTTCACGTTCCTGCTCGGCATGGGCATCGCGCTGGCGCTGCACTCGCCCCGGATGCGGGGCACGAACTTCTACCGGGTGCTGCTGATCCTGCCGTACGCCATGCCGTCGTTCGCGATGCTGCTGGTCTGGCGGGACATGTTCAACACCGACTTCGGCCTGATCAACAACCTGTTCGGGCTCGGGGTGGACTGGTTCGGCGAGACCTGGTCGGCCCGGATCGCGGTGCTGCTGGTCCAGCTCTGGCTCGGCTACCCGTACATGTTCCTGGTGGCCACCGGCGCGCTCCAGGCCATCCCGAAGGAGCTGACCGAGGCCACCTCGGTCGACGGGGCGTCGCCCTTCCAGTCGTTCAAGGCGGTCACCCTGCCGCTGCTGCTGGTGGCGATCTCGCCGCTGCTGATCGCGTCGTTCGCGTACAACTTCAACAACTTCAACGCGATCTACCTGACCACCGAGGGTGGGCCCTTCCCGGCGGACAACCCGACGGCCGGCGCCACCGACCTGTTGATCACGTACACGTACCGGCTGGCCTTCGGCGCCCAGGGCGCCGAGTACGGCCTGGCCGCCGCCGTCTCGATCTTCATCTTCACGATCGTGGCGACGGTGTCGGCGATCAGCTTCTCGCGGACCCGCAAGCAGGAGGAGGTGTACTCGTGA
- a CDS encoding BMP family lipoprotein, with protein sequence MRIASAFVAGGLVLGAAACGEAPEDDNNAGTGGKKYSACMVTDVGGIDDKSFNTSAWKGLQEAKKENDNIDIKYVASKAEADYEVNLTGYVNQKCDFILAVGGLMGDATGKIAKANPNQQFAIVDAKLPETNVYPMQFDTAQAAFQAGYLAAGMSKTGKVGTYGGLPIPPVTIFMDGYADGVAYYNKAKGKNVQVLGWDKATQKGSFTNDFQKQDEGKKVSDALVAQGADIIMPVAGGAGLGTTSAAKASGGKYSVIWVDVDGCESTPDCSALLTTVVKNIPDAVKEAVLKAAGGEKLQATPGFVGNLANNGVSIAPYHEFDSKVPAELKAEVEKIKADIAAGTITVTSKAQPTK encoded by the coding sequence ATGCGGATCGCCTCCGCCTTCGTGGCGGGTGGGCTCGTGCTGGGCGCCGCCGCGTGTGGTGAGGCTCCCGAGGACGACAACAACGCCGGCACCGGCGGCAAGAAGTACAGCGCCTGCATGGTGACCGACGTCGGTGGCATCGACGACAAGTCCTTCAACACCTCCGCCTGGAAGGGCCTTCAGGAGGCGAAGAAGGAGAACGACAACATCGACATCAAGTACGTCGCGTCCAAGGCCGAGGCGGACTACGAGGTCAACCTGACCGGGTACGTCAACCAGAAGTGCGACTTCATCCTGGCCGTCGGTGGCCTGATGGGTGACGCGACCGGCAAGATCGCGAAGGCGAACCCGAACCAGCAGTTCGCGATCGTCGACGCGAAGCTGCCGGAGACGAACGTCTACCCGATGCAGTTCGACACCGCCCAGGCCGCCTTCCAGGCCGGCTACCTGGCCGCCGGGATGAGCAAGACCGGCAAGGTCGGCACCTACGGTGGCCTGCCGATCCCGCCGGTGACCATCTTCATGGACGGCTACGCCGACGGCGTCGCGTACTACAACAAGGCCAAGGGCAAGAACGTCCAGGTCCTGGGTTGGGACAAGGCGACCCAGAAGGGTTCCTTCACCAACGACTTCCAGAAGCAGGACGAGGGCAAGAAGGTCTCCGACGCGCTGGTCGCCCAGGGCGCGGACATCATCATGCCGGTCGCCGGCGGCGCCGGCCTGGGCACCACCTCCGCGGCCAAGGCCTCGGGCGGCAAGTACTCGGTCATCTGGGTCGACGTCGACGGCTGCGAGAGCACCCCGGACTGCTCGGCGCTGCTGACCACCGTCGTGAAGAACATCCCGGACGCCGTCAAGGAGGCCGTGCTCAAGGCCGCCGGTGGCGAGAAGCTGCAGGCCACCCCGGGCTTCGTCGGCAACCTGGCGAACAACGGCGTCTCGATCGCCCCGTACCACGAGTTCGACAGCAAGGTCCCGGCCGAGCTGAAGGCCGAGGTCGAGAAGATCAAGGCCGACATCGCCGCCGGCACCATCACGGTCACCTCGAAGGCCCAGCCGACCAAGTGA
- a CDS encoding LacI family DNA-binding transcriptional regulator, translating into MRARLSDIAQQAEVSEATVSRVLNDRPGVAPETRQAVLTALDVLGYERPARLRKRSAGLVGLVVPELDNPIFPAFAQVIESTLAQSGFTPVLCTQTPGGVTEDEYVEMLLDRQVSGIVFVSGLHADTAANHDRYRALIARPLPIVMINGYAPGIAAPFVSCDDGEATELAVAHLVALGHRRIGLITGPDRFVPVQRRVAGFRAAMTRLAGATEADLTELAELSLFGVEGGEAAAGRLIERGVTGIVCGSDLMALGAIRAARQRGMSVPGDLSVVGYDDSPLMAFTDPPLTTMRQPVTAMAVAAVRALVDEINGHAAPHSEYLFRPELVVRGSTAVVRPAGAGPTTGGPTAGGPRQQRPAPPALAVPA; encoded by the coding sequence ATGCGCGCTCGACTGTCCGACATCGCCCAGCAGGCCGAAGTCAGCGAGGCCACGGTGTCGCGGGTGCTCAACGACCGCCCCGGAGTGGCCCCCGAGACCCGGCAGGCCGTCCTGACCGCCCTCGATGTGCTCGGTTACGAGCGCCCCGCCCGGCTGCGCAAGCGCAGCGCCGGGCTCGTCGGGCTGGTCGTACCGGAGCTGGACAACCCGATATTCCCCGCTTTCGCCCAGGTGATCGAGTCGACCCTGGCGCAGAGCGGGTTCACCCCGGTGCTCTGCACCCAGACCCCCGGCGGGGTCACCGAGGACGAGTACGTCGAGATGCTGCTGGACCGGCAGGTCTCCGGGATCGTCTTCGTCTCCGGCCTGCACGCCGACACGGCCGCCAACCACGACCGCTACCGGGCGCTGATCGCCCGCCCGCTGCCGATCGTGATGATCAACGGGTACGCGCCCGGCATCGCCGCCCCCTTCGTCTCCTGCGACGACGGCGAGGCCACCGAACTGGCCGTCGCCCACCTGGTCGCGCTCGGCCACCGCCGGATCGGCCTGATCACCGGCCCGGACCGGTTCGTGCCGGTACAGCGCCGGGTGGCCGGCTTCCGGGCCGCGATGACCCGGCTGGCCGGGGCCACCGAGGCGGACCTGACCGAGCTGGCCGAGCTCTCGCTCTTCGGCGTCGAGGGCGGCGAGGCCGCCGCCGGCCGGCTGATCGAGCGCGGCGTCACCGGCATCGTCTGCGGCTCCGACCTGATGGCGCTCGGCGCGATCCGGGCGGCCCGGCAGCGCGGCATGTCGGTCCCCGGCGACCTCTCGGTGGTCGGCTACGACGACTCGCCGCTGATGGCCTTCACCGACCCGCCGCTGACCACCATGCGGCAGCCGGTGACCGCGATGGCGGTCGCCGCGGTCCGCGCCCTGGTCGACGAGATCAACGGGCACGCCGCCCCGCACTCGGAGTACCTGTTCCGCCCGGAGCTGGTGGTGCGCGGCTCCACCGCCGTGGTCCGCCCGGCCGGCGCCGGCCCGACGACCGGCGGCCCGACCGCCGGTGGCCCCCGCCAGCAGCGCCCGGCGCCGCCGGCCCTCGCCGTCCCGGCCTGA
- a CDS encoding glycoside hydrolase family 13 protein — MTDATNPAPLTSDDDWWRSAVVYQVYVRSFADANGDGVGDLQGIRERLPYLRDLGVDALWLTPFYTSPQVDAGYDVADYRDVDPLFGSLTDFDAMITDAHALGLRIIVDLVPNHTSSKHPWFEAALAAAPGSPEREFYLFADGKGENGELPPNDWESIFGGPAWTRVPDGQWYLHLFDPAQPDLNWRHPQVRAEFEDVLRFWLDRGVDGFRIDVAHGMIKAEGLPDVGFNSMTTGQRQSELLGKGRLPYFDQDEVHDIYRAWRPILDSYPGGRMAVAEAWAETPQRLARYIGPDELHQAFSFDFLDATWSADSFRKVIDTALAESTIVGAPTTWVLSNHDRQRHVTRYGDGEVGLRRARAAALLMLALPGCAYVYQGEELGLPEVLDIPDELRQDPAFLRTGESRDGCRVPIPWSGELAPYGFGPQGCELSWLPAPATWRALSVAAQTGVPGSTLELYRAALRIRREHPALAGTTGGVTWLETEPGVLAFHRTDGATTLTCVVNISGAAVVVEGYGRPLVASEELTEQGPGHVLPVDAAAWFERR; from the coding sequence ATGACCGACGCCACCAACCCGGCCCCGCTGACCTCCGACGACGACTGGTGGCGTTCCGCGGTCGTCTACCAGGTCTACGTCCGCAGCTTCGCCGACGCCAACGGCGACGGTGTGGGTGACCTCCAGGGCATCCGCGAGCGCCTGCCGTACCTGCGCGACCTCGGGGTCGACGCGCTCTGGCTCACCCCCTTCTACACCTCGCCGCAGGTCGACGCCGGCTACGACGTCGCCGACTACCGCGACGTCGACCCGCTCTTCGGCTCGCTCACCGACTTCGACGCGATGATCACCGACGCGCACGCCCTGGGCCTGCGGATCATCGTCGACCTGGTGCCCAACCACACCTCCAGCAAGCACCCGTGGTTCGAGGCCGCGCTCGCCGCCGCTCCCGGCTCCCCGGAGCGCGAGTTCTACCTCTTCGCCGACGGCAAGGGCGAGAACGGCGAGCTGCCGCCGAACGACTGGGAGAGCATCTTCGGCGGTCCCGCCTGGACCCGCGTGCCGGACGGCCAGTGGTACCTGCACCTCTTCGACCCGGCCCAGCCCGACCTGAACTGGCGGCACCCGCAGGTCCGCGCCGAGTTCGAGGACGTGCTGCGCTTCTGGCTCGACCGCGGCGTCGACGGGTTCCGCATCGACGTGGCGCACGGGATGATCAAGGCCGAGGGGCTGCCGGACGTCGGCTTCAACTCGATGACCACCGGCCAGCGCCAGTCCGAGCTGCTCGGCAAGGGCCGCCTGCCCTACTTCGACCAGGACGAGGTGCACGACATCTACCGCGCCTGGCGACCGATCCTGGACAGCTACCCGGGCGGCCGGATGGCGGTGGCGGAGGCGTGGGCGGAGACCCCGCAGCGACTGGCCCGCTACATCGGGCCGGACGAGCTGCACCAGGCGTTCAGCTTCGACTTCCTCGACGCCACCTGGTCGGCCGACTCGTTCCGCAAGGTCATCGACACCGCGCTGGCCGAGTCGACCATCGTCGGCGCCCCGACCACCTGGGTGCTGTCCAACCACGACCGGCAGCGGCACGTCACCCGGTACGGCGACGGCGAGGTCGGCCTGCGCCGTGCCCGCGCCGCCGCCCTGCTGATGCTGGCCCTGCCCGGCTGCGCCTACGTCTACCAGGGCGAGGAGCTGGGCCTGCCCGAGGTGCTGGACATCCCCGACGAGCTGCGCCAGGACCCGGCGTTCCTGCGTACCGGGGAGAGCCGGGACGGCTGCCGGGTGCCGATCCCGTGGAGCGGCGAGCTGGCCCCGTACGGCTTCGGCCCGCAGGGGTGCGAGCTGAGCTGGCTGCCGGCCCCGGCGACCTGGCGTGCCCTCTCGGTGGCCGCCCAGACCGGCGTGCCCGGCTCGACGCTGGAGCTGTACCGCGCGGCGCTGCGGATCCGGCGCGAGCACCCGGCCCTGGCCGGCACGACCGGCGGCGTGACCTGGCTGGAGACGGAGCCGGGCGTGCTGGCCTTCCACCGCACCGACGGCGCCACCACCCTGACCTGCGTGGTCAACATCAGCGGCGCGGCGGTCGTGGTCGAGGGGTACGGCCGGCCGCTCGTCGCCAGCGAGGAACTCACCGAGCAGGGACCGGGTCACGTCCTGCCGGTCGACGCAGCTGCGTGGTTCGAACGGCGCTGA
- a CDS encoding glycoside hydrolase family 13 protein — MSLQPHHDGSATYVPEQEPALGQTVPVFVRVPAGADVRQVHVRTTGDGEPRFAEAVVDRTEGGDVWWRADVEVRNPVSNYRFMLSGTKGYRWLNAAGLVAHDVPDNGDFKLVSYAPPPAWARDAVIYQIFPDRFARSAAADSRTAPDWAIPCDWDTPVIGRGPETPHQFYGGDLDGITERLDHLARLGVNTLYLTPVFPARSNHRYDAASFDTVDPLLGGDAALARLADAVHARGWRLLGDITSNHTGDAHQWFTAAVSDVTAPERELYYFDLAGGSDYESWNGVKSLPKLNWGSAELRRRFATAEDSLLRRWLRPPYALDGWRVDVANMTGRRAADAYTHEVARLLREVVAETRRDGLLLAEHGHDHTGDLDRDGWHGTMNYVGFTDPVWSWLRHGEEPVPNFLGTPGGVCRRDADAVLATMNTYRSLISWRSYTHSWQLLGSHDSARIRTVVGDAARQEVAAGLLATMPGTPVVFAGDELGLTGTNGEGSRTPMPWHRPQSWDRATFAAYQGLLALRRDEPALRHGGLRWVHADADTLVFLREAPTGSVLVLARRAPGAPVRLAGLPAGENAYGGAPALRPDADGVVTLPGDGPTFQVWRLV, encoded by the coding sequence ATGTCCCTGCAGCCGCACCACGACGGATCCGCCACCTACGTCCCGGAGCAGGAGCCGGCGCTCGGGCAGACCGTGCCGGTCTTCGTCCGCGTCCCGGCCGGCGCCGACGTCCGCCAGGTGCACGTCCGGACGACCGGGGACGGCGAGCCCCGCTTCGCCGAGGCCGTCGTCGACCGCACCGAGGGCGGTGACGTCTGGTGGCGGGCCGACGTCGAGGTCCGCAACCCGGTCAGCAACTACCGGTTCATGCTCTCCGGCACGAAGGGGTACCGCTGGCTCAACGCCGCCGGCCTGGTCGCCCACGACGTGCCCGACAACGGTGACTTCAAGCTGGTCAGCTACGCCCCGCCGCCGGCCTGGGCGCGGGACGCGGTGATCTACCAGATCTTCCCGGACCGGTTCGCCCGCTCCGCCGCCGCCGACTCGCGCACCGCGCCGGACTGGGCGATCCCCTGCGACTGGGACACCCCGGTCATCGGGCGCGGACCGGAGACGCCGCACCAGTTCTACGGCGGCGACCTGGACGGCATCACCGAGCGCCTGGACCACCTGGCCCGGCTCGGCGTCAACACCCTCTACCTCACCCCGGTCTTCCCGGCCCGCTCCAACCACCGGTACGACGCCGCCAGCTTCGACACCGTCGACCCGCTGCTCGGCGGCGACGCCGCGCTGGCCCGGCTCGCCGACGCGGTGCACGCCCGGGGCTGGCGGCTGCTCGGTGACATCACCAGCAATCACACCGGCGACGCCCACCAGTGGTTCACCGCCGCCGTCAGCGACGTCACCGCCCCCGAGCGGGAGCTGTACTACTTCGACCTGGCCGGCGGCTCGGACTACGAGTCCTGGAACGGGGTCAAGTCGCTGCCGAAGCTGAACTGGGGCAGCGCCGAGCTGCGCCGCCGCTTCGCCACCGCCGAGGACTCGCTGCTGCGCCGCTGGCTGCGCCCGCCGTACGCCCTGGACGGCTGGCGGGTCGACGTGGCGAACATGACCGGCCGGCGCGCCGCGGACGCGTACACCCACGAGGTGGCCCGGCTGCTGCGCGAGGTGGTGGCCGAGACCCGCCGCGACGGGCTGCTGCTCGCCGAGCACGGGCACGACCACACCGGTGACCTGGACCGCGACGGCTGGCACGGCACGATGAACTACGTCGGCTTCACCGACCCGGTCTGGTCCTGGCTGCGGCACGGCGAGGAGCCGGTGCCGAACTTCCTCGGCACCCCCGGCGGGGTGTGCCGGCGGGACGCCGACGCGGTGCTGGCGACCATGAACACCTACCGGTCGCTGATCTCCTGGCGGTCGTACACGCACTCCTGGCAGCTGCTCGGCTCGCACGACTCGGCCCGGATCCGCACCGTGGTCGGTGACGCGGCCCGGCAGGAGGTGGCCGCCGGTCTGCTCGCCACCATGCCGGGCACCCCGGTGGTCTTCGCCGGTGACGAGCTGGGGCTGACCGGCACCAACGGCGAGGGCTCGCGCACCCCGATGCCGTGGCACCGGCCGCAGAGCTGGGACCGGGCGACCTTCGCCGCGTACCAGGGGCTGCTGGCGCTGCGCCGCGACGAGCCGGCGCTGCGCCACGGCGGCCTGCGCTGGGTGCACGCCGACGCCGACACGCTGGTCTTCCTCCGCGAGGCTCCCACCGGCTCGGTGCTGGTGCTGGCCCGCCGGGCGCCGGGCGCCCCGGTCCGGCTGGCCGGCCTGCCGGCCGGGGAGAACGCCTACGGCGGCGCGCCCGCCCTGCGCCCGGACGCCGACGGCGTGGTCACCCTGCCGGGTGACGGCCCCACCTTCCAGGTCTGGCGCCTGGTCTGA
- a CDS encoding SRPBCC family protein, with product MTGFEVRTVVAAPRERVWSALTEPAEVRQWFGWEHPGLDEEIRYIFVDHAQAVPPDRIVLAGGQEIEVVDDGGRTVVRVTMPGEGDEAYDVLAEGWRLFFAQLRFWLEQAPAGHRRTVRLSGDADGPGLLAALESAGVKEQWHRSRYLHMVVDADGLLVAATAERPLTDEESGPAALVVSGYGRDLAAVRAGWVARWRAIVGDDPVVE from the coding sequence ATGACGGGGTTCGAGGTGCGCACGGTCGTGGCGGCGCCACGCGAGCGGGTCTGGTCGGCGTTGACCGAGCCGGCGGAGGTACGGCAGTGGTTCGGCTGGGAGCATCCCGGCCTGGACGAGGAGATCCGGTACATCTTCGTCGACCACGCGCAGGCGGTCCCGCCGGACCGGATCGTGCTCGCCGGCGGCCAGGAGATCGAGGTCGTCGACGACGGCGGGCGCACGGTCGTCCGGGTGACGATGCCGGGGGAGGGCGACGAGGCGTACGACGTGCTGGCGGAGGGCTGGCGGCTCTTCTTCGCCCAGCTCAGGTTCTGGCTGGAGCAGGCTCCCGCCGGTCACCGGCGTACGGTGCGGCTCAGTGGCGACGCCGACGGCCCCGGCCTGCTCGCGGCCCTCGAATCGGCCGGCGTGAAGGAACAGTGGCACCGCAGTCGGTACCTGCACATGGTGGTGGACGCCGACGGGCTGCTCGTCGCGGCCACCGCCGAGCGGCCGCTGACCGACGAGGAGTCGGGCCCGGCCGCCCTCGTGGTCAGCGGGTACGGTCGGGACCTCGCCGCGGTGCGGGCCGGCTGGGTCGCGCGTTGGCGGGCCATCGTGGGTGACGACCCGGTGGTGGAGTGA
- a CDS encoding sugar ABC transporter substrate-binding protein, with protein sequence MRIRTAGVVAVLGLALAASGCGDNSKDEPAAKESPKAASGKLVIWADDKRAAALKPFGDKFGQENGVTVEVQAVSKDLQTNFVTASQQGSGPDVVVGAHDWIGNLVQNGAIDPVQLAAEQKSAFNETAIKAVTFNGQLYGVPYAMENVALIRNTELAPEAPKTIEDLVAAGKKLKAEKKASEILCLQSGQNGDAYHIYPLYTSAGGYLFGTAANGDYDPKDLGVGKPESIEAFKKIAKLGEKGDGALKRSITGENSIATFTGKKCAYLVSGPWAIADAKKAGIKYDISPVPGFAGGKEAAPFVGVQSFYVASKGKNKALAQEFVANYVTTPELAVALYNAEPRPPALTAALDQVKGSDPDLAKFQEAGKSGQVLPAIPAMAAIWDPFGKAEAAIIGGADPAKTITSAGNTIAGQIK encoded by the coding sequence ATGCGCATCCGTACCGCGGGTGTGGTCGCCGTTCTCGGTCTGGCGCTCGCTGCGTCCGGCTGCGGCGACAACAGCAAGGACGAGCCGGCCGCGAAGGAATCCCCCAAGGCCGCGAGCGGCAAGCTCGTCATCTGGGCCGACGACAAGCGGGCCGCGGCCCTCAAGCCGTTCGGCGACAAGTTCGGCCAGGAGAACGGCGTCACCGTCGAGGTCCAGGCCGTCTCCAAGGACCTGCAGACCAACTTCGTCACCGCCTCCCAGCAGGGCAGCGGCCCGGACGTCGTGGTCGGCGCGCACGACTGGATCGGCAACCTGGTCCAGAACGGCGCCATCGACCCGGTCCAGCTCGCCGCCGAGCAGAAGAGCGCCTTCAACGAGACCGCCATCAAGGCCGTGACCTTCAACGGCCAGCTCTACGGCGTGCCCTACGCCATGGAGAACGTGGCGCTGATCCGCAACACCGAGCTGGCCCCCGAGGCCCCGAAGACGATCGAGGACCTGGTCGCCGCCGGTAAGAAGCTCAAGGCGGAGAAGAAGGCCAGCGAGATCCTCTGCCTCCAGTCCGGCCAGAACGGCGACGCGTACCACATCTACCCGCTGTACACCTCGGCCGGCGGCTACCTCTTCGGCACCGCCGCCAACGGCGACTACGACCCGAAGGACCTGGGCGTGGGCAAGCCGGAGTCGATCGAGGCGTTCAAGAAGATCGCCAAGCTGGGTGAGAAGGGCGACGGCGCGCTGAAGCGCTCCATCACCGGCGAGAACTCGATCGCCACCTTCACCGGCAAGAAGTGCGCCTACCTGGTCTCCGGCCCGTGGGCGATCGCCGACGCCAAGAAGGCCGGCATCAAGTACGACATCTCCCCGGTCCCCGGCTTCGCCGGTGGCAAGGAGGCCGCGCCGTTCGTGGGCGTCCAGTCCTTCTACGTCGCCTCGAAGGGCAAGAACAAGGCGCTGGCCCAGGAGTTCGTCGCGAACTACGTGACCACCCCCGAGCTGGCCGTCGCCCTGTACAACGCCGAGCCGCGTCCGCCGGCGCTGACCGCCGCCCTGGACCAGGTCAAGGGCAGCGACCCGGACCTGGCCAAGTTCCAGGAGGCCGGCAAGAGCGGCCAGGTGCTCCCGGCGATCCCGGCCATGGCCGCGATCTGGGACCCGTTCGGCAAGGCGGAGGCCGCCATCATCGGCGGCGCCGACCCGGCCAAGACGATCACCTCGGCCGGTAACACGATCGCCGGTCAGATCAAGTAA
- a CDS encoding sugar ABC transporter permease, producing the protein MSTYADAPVANRNVKGKSRNRWFTQVGWRHLVGVLAVAFSLFPILFVLSAALNPLGTLSSTELVPTGASMENFTNLFERTAFGHWFLNSLLLAGVASFASIFLSALAAYAFSRMRFAGRRVGLLSLLLIQMFPQFLAIVAIFLIFTTVTDLWPAIGFNTPWGLFLLYMGAALGANTWLMKGFFDTLPKELDESATMDGASHAQVFFRIMLPLVAPILAVTGLLAFIGSINEFLIANVFLTNTNSKTLAVGMFGLVAGERNNNFGIFAAGTLLTAIPTVLVFQLLQRYIVSGLTAGAVKG; encoded by the coding sequence GTGAGCACGTACGCGGACGCCCCGGTCGCCAACCGCAACGTCAAGGGCAAATCCAGGAACCGCTGGTTCACCCAGGTGGGGTGGCGGCACCTGGTCGGGGTGCTGGCCGTGGCGTTCAGCCTCTTCCCGATCCTGTTCGTCCTCTCGGCGGCGCTCAACCCGCTCGGCACCCTCTCCTCCACCGAGCTGGTGCCGACCGGCGCGTCGATGGAGAACTTCACCAACCTGTTCGAGCGGACCGCCTTCGGGCACTGGTTCCTCAACTCGCTGCTGCTCGCCGGGGTGGCCAGCTTCGCGTCGATCTTCCTGTCGGCGCTGGCGGCGTACGCCTTCTCCCGGATGCGCTTCGCCGGCCGCCGGGTCGGGCTGCTGTCGCTGCTGCTGATCCAGATGTTCCCGCAGTTCCTGGCGATCGTGGCGATCTTCCTGATCTTCACCACGGTCACCGACCTGTGGCCGGCGATCGGCTTCAACACCCCGTGGGGCCTGTTCCTGCTCTACATGGGCGCGGCGCTCGGGGCGAACACCTGGCTGATGAAGGGCTTCTTCGACACCCTGCCGAAGGAGCTGGACGAGTCCGCGACCATGGACGGCGCCTCGCACGCCCAGGTCTTCTTCCGGATCATGCTGCCGCTGGTGGCGCCGATCCTGGCGGTGACCGGCCTGCTCGCCTTCATCGGCTCGATCAACGAGTTCCTGATCGCCAACGTGTTCCTCACCAACACCAACTCGAAGACCCTCGCGGTCGGCATGTTCGGCCTGGTGGCCGGTGAGCGCAACAACAACTTCGGGATCTTCGCGGCGGGCACCCTGCTCACCGCCATCCCGACGGTGCTGGTGTTCCAGCTCCTCCAGCGCTACATCGTCTCCGGCCTCACCGCCGGAGCCGTCAAGGGCTGA